A genomic region of Dactylococcopsis salina PCC 8305 contains the following coding sequences:
- a CDS encoding DUF3326 domain-containing protein, producing MLTPPFTVVLIVPTGIGAKIGGYAGDALPIARSIAQISDHLITHPNVLNGAQLYWSLPNMYYVEGYGLDQFAANRWGLRPVHQNRVGLILDQGIEPDLRLRHLQAAEAVKTTLGLNIGDYIVTDTPLGVQLQTAHSGASWGTIAHPDSLLRAAATLIETAKVSAIAVVARFPDDMATETLANYRQGKGVDALAGAEAIISHLIVREFQIPCAHAPALSPLPVDETVSPRAAAEELGYTFLPCVLVGLSRAPQLITSIDQSTDLQGKQVDAVVIPADACGGSSILNFSQSEAKIIAVEDNATTMTVSPESLGIKTIRVTSYLEALGVLVTLRGGINPDALRVSASSISRWGEGHETQH from the coding sequence GTGTTAACTCCTCCCTTTACTGTTGTCTTAATTGTTCCCACTGGAATCGGTGCAAAAATTGGCGGTTATGCGGGGGATGCTTTACCCATTGCTCGCTCGATCGCACAAATTAGTGATCATCTTATCACTCATCCCAATGTCCTCAACGGGGCGCAATTATATTGGTCGCTTCCCAATATGTACTATGTAGAAGGCTATGGCTTAGATCAATTTGCAGCGAATCGGTGGGGATTGCGTCCCGTGCATCAAAACCGCGTCGGATTAATTTTAGATCAAGGGATTGAACCCGATTTAAGATTGCGTCACCTGCAAGCCGCAGAAGCCGTAAAAACCACTCTGGGGTTAAACATTGGTGATTACATTGTCACCGATACCCCTTTAGGAGTACAACTACAAACCGCTCATTCTGGGGCGAGTTGGGGAACGATCGCCCATCCAGATAGTTTACTCCGCGCGGCGGCTACTTTAATCGAAACAGCAAAAGTGAGCGCGATCGCAGTTGTCGCCCGATTTCCTGATGACATGGCAACCGAAACCCTCGCCAACTATCGTCAAGGAAAAGGAGTAGATGCCCTAGCAGGTGCAGAAGCCATCATCTCTCATCTGATTGTCCGTGAATTTCAAATTCCTTGCGCCCATGCCCCAGCCTTATCTCCCCTTCCCGTTGATGAAACCGTTTCTCCTCGGGCCGCAGCGGAAGAATTAGGTTATACGTTCCTCCCCTGCGTCTTAGTGGGATTATCTCGCGCCCCTCAACTGATTACAAGCATCGATCAAAGCACTGATTTACAAGGAAAACAAGTGGATGCGGTAGTCATCCCCGCCGATGCTTGTGGAGGTAGTAGCATTTTAAACTTCAGTCAATCTGAAGCTAAAATTATCGCCGTTGAAGACAACGCAACCACAATGACAGTATCCCCTGAATCTTTAGGCATCAAAACCATTCGTGTAACGTCTTATTTAGAAGCATTAGGAGTCTTAGTCACCTTGCGAGGGGGGATTAATCCTGATGCGTTGCGCGTGTCGGCATCGTCAATCAGTAGGTGGGGTGAAGGACACGAAACCCAACATTAA
- a CDS encoding aldehyde dehydrogenase — translation MLVTTQVSEIVQAQKDFFATGKTKDIQFRKEQLEKLKTAVTDYQDQITEALFKDLGKPKFEAIVTEVAYVGEEINYFLKHLDKWTKNQPVKTPVNFFPAKSFIVPEPLGQVLIIGPWNYPFQLVIIPLLGAIAAGNCALLKPSEITPNTSKVLADLIANTFEPSYITVVEGDKEIAQELLKQKFDHIFYTGGSAVGRIVMKAAAEHLTPVTLELGGKSPCVVEPDIHIEHSAKRIIWGKFINAGQTCIAPDYLLVHRQIKEELIEAMKAVLREFYGENPAESSDYARIVSEKHFNRLSQFLDNGKIIVGGETDAKNRYIAPTLLDGVNWDDPVMEEEIFGPILPILEYDSLEDAIDQINSRPKPLALYLFSKNKTKQKQVLQETSAGGVTLNDTIVHIASTELPFGGVGESGMGAYHGKASFDTFTHYKSVTNRKFWLDVPLRYPPYADKFKFLKFLFK, via the coding sequence ATGTTAGTAACGACTCAAGTCTCAGAAATTGTACAAGCACAAAAAGATTTTTTTGCCACTGGTAAAACGAAAGACATTCAGTTTCGGAAAGAACAATTAGAGAAACTAAAAACGGCGGTTACTGATTATCAAGATCAAATTACCGAAGCGTTATTTAAAGATTTAGGAAAACCTAAGTTTGAAGCGATCGTTACGGAAGTGGCTTATGTGGGAGAAGAGATTAATTATTTTCTCAAACATCTGGACAAATGGACAAAAAATCAACCCGTCAAAACCCCCGTTAACTTTTTTCCAGCTAAGTCTTTTATTGTTCCCGAACCGTTGGGACAAGTGTTAATTATTGGACCTTGGAATTATCCCTTTCAATTAGTTATTATTCCGCTTTTAGGCGCGATCGCGGCGGGAAATTGCGCGCTTCTTAAACCGTCAGAAATTACGCCAAACACATCAAAGGTTCTCGCTGATTTAATTGCGAATACATTTGAACCCAGTTATATTACAGTTGTCGAAGGAGATAAAGAGATCGCGCAAGAATTATTAAAACAAAAGTTCGATCATATTTTCTACACTGGGGGGAGCGCAGTCGGAAGAATTGTAATGAAAGCGGCGGCGGAACATTTAACACCAGTAACTTTAGAATTAGGGGGAAAAAGTCCTTGTGTTGTTGAACCTGATATTCATATCGAACACAGTGCAAAACGGATTATTTGGGGGAAGTTTATTAATGCGGGACAAACTTGTATTGCTCCCGATTATTTATTAGTTCATCGTCAGATTAAAGAGGAATTAATTGAGGCGATGAAAGCGGTTTTAAGGGAGTTTTATGGAGAAAATCCTGCGGAAAGTTCTGACTATGCGAGAATTGTCAGTGAAAAACATTTTAATCGTCTCTCTCAGTTTTTAGACAATGGAAAGATTATTGTTGGAGGCGAAACTGATGCAAAAAATCGTTACATTGCTCCGACTTTATTAGACGGGGTAAATTGGGATGATCCTGTCATGGAGGAAGAAATTTTTGGTCCGATTTTACCGATTTTAGAGTATGATTCTTTAGAAGATGCGATCGATCAGATTAATTCTCGTCCCAAACCTTTGGCACTTTATCTATTTTCTAAAAATAAAACGAAACAAAAACAAGTGCTTCAAGAAACTTCTGCTGGTGGGGTGACACTCAATGATACGATCGTTCATATTGCTTCTACCGAATTACCGTTTGGTGGAGTTGGAGAAAGTGGTATGGGTGCTTATCATGGGAAAGCAAGTTTTGATACCTTTACTCATTATAAAAGTGTCACGAATCGCAAGTTTTGGTTAGATGTTCCTTTGCGTTATCCTCCTTATGCTGATAAGTTTAAGTTTCTAAAGTTTCTGTTTAAGTAA
- a CDS encoding allophycocyanin subunit alpha-B: protein MSVVSQVILKADDELRYPTSGELKGIEEFLKTGEKRMRIAQTFAENESKIVDQASKQLWKLHPEYIAPGGNAFGSRERSLCLRDYGWYLRLITYGVIAGDKQPIESIGLVGVREMYNALDVPVPGMADAIRCLKDASLGLLTAEDATEASPYFDYIIQAMS, encoded by the coding sequence ATGAGTGTAGTTAGCCAAGTTATTCTTAAAGCCGACGACGAACTCCGTTATCCCACCAGTGGGGAATTAAAAGGAATTGAAGAATTCCTGAAAACTGGCGAGAAACGGATGCGAATTGCCCAAACTTTCGCAGAAAACGAAAGCAAAATTGTTGACCAAGCAAGTAAGCAACTGTGGAAACTTCATCCCGAATATATCGCCCCTGGGGGGAATGCCTTTGGCTCGCGAGAACGTTCTCTTTGTTTACGGGATTACGGTTGGTATTTGCGCTTAATCACCTATGGTGTGATTGCTGGGGATAAACAGCCCATTGAAAGCATCGGTTTAGTGGGAGTACGGGAAATGTACAATGCGCTAGATGTTCCCGTTCCTGGTATGGCGGACGCAATTCGTTGTCTTAAAGATGCTTCTTTAGGTTTACTGACTGCTGAAGATGCAACAGAAGCCTCCCCCTATTTTGACTATATTATCCAAGCCATGTCTTAA
- the trmD gene encoding tRNA (guanosine(37)-N1)-methyltransferase TrmD, whose translation MRFDVVTLFPDFFHSPLNSGIVGRALQKKIAEVNFVNPRDFAFDKHHRVDDEPYGGGVGMLLKPEPIFAAVESLPQLPQRDIILMTPQGQPMNQPLFRELASDYEQLVLVCGHYEGIDERIREHLVTREVSLGDFILTCGEIPALALMNGVMRLLPGTIGKADSLKAESFETELLDYPQYTKPAVFRGWEVPPVLRSGHHAAIAQWRKEQQMKRTQERRPDLWEEWKRNQ comes from the coding sequence GTGCGTTTTGACGTTGTTACCCTATTTCCTGATTTCTTCCACTCTCCCCTCAACTCTGGGATTGTAGGAAGAGCCCTCCAAAAAAAGATCGCTGAAGTCAACTTTGTTAATCCTCGCGATTTTGCCTTTGATAAACATCATCGCGTCGATGACGAACCTTATGGGGGAGGTGTAGGAATGTTGCTGAAACCCGAACCGATTTTTGCTGCTGTTGAGTCTCTCCCGCAACTTCCTCAGCGAGACATTATTTTGATGACTCCCCAAGGACAACCGATGAATCAGCCACTGTTTCGAGAATTAGCTTCCGATTATGAACAGTTGGTGCTAGTCTGTGGTCATTATGAGGGAATTGATGAGCGAATCCGTGAGCATTTAGTGACTCGTGAGGTTTCGTTAGGTGATTTTATTCTCACTTGTGGGGAAATTCCAGCACTGGCTTTGATGAATGGGGTGATGCGTTTACTCCCAGGAACGATCGGGAAAGCAGATTCTTTGAAAGCAGAGAGTTTTGAGACAGAATTGTTAGATTATCCGCAATATACAAAACCAGCGGTGTTTCGAGGTTGGGAAGTTCCGCCAGTGTTACGATCGGGACATCATGCGGCGATCGCGCAGTGGCGAAAAGAACAACAAATGAAGCGCACTCAAGAACGTCGTCCTGATTTATGGGAAGAATGGAAGCGCAATCAGTGA
- a CDS encoding superoxide dismutase, with protein MGYELPALPYDYTALEPAISKSTLEFHHDKHHAGYVKKFNAAVEGTELDSKPIEDVIKAVAGDDSKTAIFNTGAQAWNHTFYWNSMKPNGGGTPTGELAQKIDADFGSFEKFKEAFKAAGTGQFGSGWAWLVLDNGTLKVTKTLNADNPLTKGQTPLLTMDVWEHAYYLDYQNQRGTYIDAFLDQVVNWEFAAENFAKAK; from the coding sequence ATGGGATACGAACTACCAGCACTTCCTTACGATTACACAGCTTTAGAACCAGCAATTTCTAAATCAACCCTCGAATTTCATCACGACAAACATCATGCTGGCTATGTCAAAAAATTCAATGCTGCCGTAGAAGGAACAGAATTGGATAGTAAACCGATAGAAGACGTGATTAAAGCGGTTGCTGGAGATGACAGCAAAACAGCGATTTTCAACACAGGCGCTCAGGCTTGGAATCATACCTTTTACTGGAATTCGATGAAACCCAACGGCGGTGGAACACCCACAGGAGAGTTAGCACAGAAAATTGATGCTGATTTTGGCAGCTTTGAAAAGTTCAAAGAAGCGTTTAAAGCCGCAGGAACTGGTCAATTTGGTAGTGGCTGGGCATGGTTAGTCTTAGACAATGGAACGCTGAAAGTGACCAAAACTCTTAATGCTGATAATCCTCTCACTAAAGGACAAACCCCACTGCTAACAATGGATGTTTGGGAACACGCTTATTATTTAGATTATCAAAATCAGCGTGGCACTTATATCGATGCGTTTTTGGATCAGGTTGTAAACTGGGAATTTGCGGCGGAAAATTTCGCTAAGGCAAAGTAA
- a CDS encoding DUF1997 domain-containing protein, whose protein sequence is MESQSTQPKQPETQQRKPFSFYNQFEGTMTLSSDAETVKEYLNAHQGWFVRCAKPMKAQPIGENSYALTIGRFGALGFELEPKLGVELLPETDGIYSMETVAIENPDAEFYEVNYQAALQLVEDTLSNSSQTQVEWTLDLGVTVYFPPFIHRFPKKVIQKTGDRVLAQIVRQVSRRLTHQVQVDFHSRYDLPTVQT, encoded by the coding sequence ATGGAGTCTCAATCAACCCAACCCAAACAACCCGAAACTCAACAACGAAAGCCGTTCTCTTTCTATAATCAGTTTGAAGGAACAATGACCCTCTCCAGTGATGCGGAAACCGTGAAAGAATATCTCAACGCTCATCAAGGGTGGTTTGTCCGTTGTGCTAAACCAATGAAAGCTCAACCTATTGGCGAAAATAGCTATGCTCTTACGATCGGTCGTTTTGGGGCATTAGGCTTTGAATTAGAACCAAAATTAGGAGTGGAATTACTTCCCGAAACCGACGGTATCTATTCCATGGAAACCGTTGCGATCGAAAACCCCGACGCAGAATTTTATGAAGTCAACTATCAAGCCGCATTACAACTGGTAGAAGACACTCTCTCCAACTCTTCTCAGACTCAAGTGGAATGGACTCTGGATTTAGGTGTTACCGTTTATTTCCCTCCATTTATCCATCGTTTCCCCAAGAAAGTCATACAGAAAACGGGCGATCGCGTTCTCGCCCAAATTGTTCGTCAAGTCTCCCGTCGTCTCACTCACCAAGTCCAAGTCGATTTTCATTCTCGCTACGATCTCCCAACAGTCCAAACGTAG
- a CDS encoding TIGR00297 family protein — translation MINLPTVFTPWLIAISINTILLLIAIIAPKKLLTPAGLANAWLLGVIIWGTLSWQGYVVVMFYFLAGSAVTRLGSAEKEAAGIAEKRSGARGPENVWGSALVATICALGVVLNQTANFSLIPTPVLLLAYVASFSTKLSDTTASEVGKAYGKRTFLITTLKPVSPGTEGAVSLEGTLAGMLASVVIAMVGWAVGLISGLGILYCVIAAFFATNLESLIGATLQENFDFLTNEVVNIINTFFGAVIAGAIFVILS, via the coding sequence ATGATTAATCTTCCTACCGTTTTCACGCCTTGGCTGATTGCAATCAGTATTAACACTATCTTGTTATTAATTGCAATTATTGCTCCCAAAAAATTATTAACACCAGCAGGATTAGCAAATGCGTGGTTATTAGGTGTTATTATTTGGGGGACATTATCTTGGCAAGGTTATGTTGTGGTGATGTTCTACTTTTTAGCAGGATCGGCGGTAACTCGTCTCGGTAGCGCCGAAAAAGAAGCCGCAGGAATAGCCGAAAAACGCTCTGGTGCGCGAGGTCCCGAAAATGTTTGGGGATCAGCTTTAGTCGCCACAATCTGCGCTTTGGGAGTAGTTCTCAACCAAACCGCTAATTTTAGCCTCATTCCCACTCCTGTTTTATTATTAGCTTATGTAGCAAGTTTTAGTACAAAATTGTCAGATACTACCGCCAGTGAAGTGGGAAAAGCCTATGGAAAACGCACCTTTTTAATTACTACTTTAAAACCCGTTTCTCCAGGTACAGAAGGAGCAGTAAGTTTAGAAGGAACATTAGCAGGAATGTTGGCTTCTGTGGTGATTGCGATGGTGGGTTGGGCTGTGGGATTAATTTCAGGTTTAGGAATCCTTTATTGTGTAATTGCCGCATTTTTTGCGACTAATTTAGAAAGTTTAATTGGCGCAACGTTACAAGAAAATTTTGACTTTCTGACGAATGAAGTAGTCAACATTATTAATACGTTTTTTGGGGCAGTCATTGCCGGTGCTATTTTTGTAATTCTTTCTTAA
- the gmk gene encoding guanylate kinase, which translates to MANGELIVITGPSGVGKGTLVKLLLAHHPELSVSTSATTRAPREGEVEGKDYYFLSSEEFETMIENGEFLEWAKYTGNYYGTPKKAVEEQLQAGKKVILEIEVVGARKVQESFPEATRIFILPPSLPVLEQRLEKRGKDDPKAIEQRLAEAKTEIAAAEEFDYAIVNDDIDRSLIELEKIIFQ; encoded by the coding sequence ATGGCAAACGGTGAATTGATTGTTATTACCGGACCCAGTGGTGTAGGAAAAGGAACATTAGTGAAATTACTCCTCGCTCATCATCCTGAATTGAGTGTATCAACTTCCGCAACCACTCGCGCTCCTCGTGAGGGAGAAGTAGAGGGAAAAGACTACTATTTTTTATCTTCTGAAGAGTTTGAAACAATGATTGAAAACGGGGAATTTTTAGAATGGGCTAAATATACAGGGAATTATTATGGCACACCGAAAAAAGCAGTAGAAGAGCAACTACAAGCAGGGAAAAAAGTAATTTTAGAAATTGAAGTGGTGGGAGCAAGAAAAGTTCAGGAAAGTTTCCCCGAAGCGACTCGAATTTTTATTTTACCTCCTTCTCTTCCCGTGTTAGAACAACGGTTGGAAAAACGGGGGAAAGATGATCCGAAAGCGATCGAGCAGCGATTAGCAGAGGCAAAAACAGAAATCGCAGCCGCCGAGGAATTTGATTATGCAATTGTTAATGATGACATCGATCGATCGCTCATTGAACTAGAAAAAATCATTTTCCAATAA
- a CDS encoding GAF domain-containing sensor histidine kinase has translation MSCRWLIILANPQTFGEVDGEKITLEWGGMPDLGTESKLKLSRISPAMVNRLLFPASSEFTALCRSQITNLKEGLNADRGAVYLTKELSSGTRQLVPIVVYPEESDFTEEEAIITSEDSLLENTPFELPSDASSEDKSALTVGSEDIIPDVVNQQNQHQIVFPLLHENVMMGLLVIARQQAQWSQWEFTQIQRTAGTIALACVLDQRYGLSQQKLRQQQWQQEQQRDRLDDILHQLRNPLMALRTFGKLLLKRLNPEENQKSRSFAENIMRESDRLQQLLQDMGDFLEEMGEEEVTIETETTALPEGNSTVKSLPPSQVFDLETIQVTEVITPILESIRAIAQEKNITLKTQIPDSLPLVKANRKAFGEVLNNLLDNAIKYTPEKGSIELIIYQENSQKQNLMIRDNGSGIPPEDQPKIFQRHYRGVQSNSDIPGTGLGLAIVKEYVEKMQGEIDLISPAIPPDNPQKGTAFIISLLVNTTSENV, from the coding sequence ATGAGCTGCAGGTGGTTAATTATTTTAGCGAATCCTCAGACTTTCGGGGAAGTAGATGGGGAAAAGATAACACTAGAATGGGGAGGAATGCCAGATTTGGGTACTGAATCAAAACTGAAGTTAAGTAGAATTTCTCCCGCAATGGTGAACCGACTTTTATTTCCCGCTAGTTCCGAATTTACCGCACTTTGTCGCTCGCAGATCACGAATTTGAAAGAAGGTTTAAATGCCGATCGCGGCGCGGTTTATTTGACAAAAGAACTGTCTTCTGGTACTAGACAACTGGTTCCGATCGTGGTCTATCCTGAAGAGAGTGACTTCACTGAGGAAGAAGCCATTATTACTTCTGAAGATTCCTTGTTGGAAAATACGCCTTTTGAGTTGCCTTCCGATGCTTCTAGTGAGGATAAATCAGCGTTAACGGTTGGTTCGGAGGATATCATTCCTGATGTGGTTAATCAACAAAATCAGCATCAAATTGTTTTCCCATTGTTGCACGAAAATGTGATGATGGGATTATTAGTGATTGCTCGTCAACAAGCGCAATGGAGTCAATGGGAGTTTACCCAAATTCAACGAACGGCGGGAACAATTGCTTTAGCTTGTGTTTTGGATCAACGTTACGGCTTATCGCAACAAAAACTCCGTCAACAACAATGGCAGCAAGAACAACAGCGCGATCGACTCGATGATATTTTACACCAATTGCGTAATCCTTTGATGGCGTTGAGAACGTTTGGAAAACTTCTCCTTAAACGTTTGAATCCAGAAGAGAATCAGAAAAGTCGCTCTTTTGCTGAGAATATCATGCGAGAAAGCGATCGTCTCCAGCAATTGTTACAAGATATGGGAGACTTTCTTGAGGAAATGGGTGAGGAAGAAGTAACAATTGAAACCGAAACCACTGCGCTTCCTGAAGGAAATTCGACTGTAAAATCTCTCCCTCCCAGTCAAGTTTTTGACTTAGAAACAATACAGGTAACGGAAGTAATTACGCCTATTTTAGAATCCATTCGCGCGATCGCCCAAGAGAAAAATATCACCTTAAAAACTCAAATTCCTGACTCACTCCCACTGGTAAAAGCGAATCGTAAAGCATTCGGTGAAGTCTTAAACAATCTTCTGGATAACGCGATTAAATATACTCCTGAAAAAGGCTCGATCGAGCTAATTATTTACCAAGAAAACTCCCAAAAACAAAACTTAATGATCCGAGATAATGGCTCAGGAATCCCCCCTGAAGATCAACCAAAAATCTTTCAACGTCATTATCGCGGTGTACAATCAAACAGCGACATTCCTGGTACTGGATTAGGATTAGCAATTGTGAAAGAATATGTGGAAAAAATGCAGGGAGAAATTGATTTAATTAGCCCCGCCATTCCTCCCGATAATCCGCAAAAAGGAACAGCATTTATTATTTCTCTTTTAGTTAACACCACTTCCGAGAATGTATAA
- the remA gene encoding extracellular matrix/biofilm regulator RemA: MKMQLINIGFGNIVCANRVVAIVSPESAPIKRIVTDARDRGQLVDATYGRRTRAVIITDSSHVILSAIQPETVAHRFVLSKDNQAASN; this comes from the coding sequence ATGAAAATGCAGCTAATTAATATCGGATTTGGGAACATAGTTTGTGCGAATCGGGTGGTGGCGATCGTGAGTCCAGAATCAGCGCCCATTAAGCGCATTGTCACCGACGCACGCGATAGAGGTCAGTTAGTGGATGCCACTTATGGCAGGCGAACCAGGGCCGTAATTATTACCGATTCTAGCCATGTGATTCTGTCAGCGATTCAACCAGAAACAGTTGCACATCGCTTTGTTTTGAGCAAAGATAACCAAGCAGCTAGTAATTAA
- a CDS encoding spermine/spermidine synthase domain-containing protein has protein sequence MAGSELKADLWVTEYITPWDIYVHGVTEILAHQKTAFQEMYIVQSGAYGKGLVLDGKWQSSTGDEFLYHEALVHPGMIVHPQPKKVLVLGGGEGATIREVLRWETVEKVKMVDIDGEVVEACKQHLPEMHQGAFDDPRTELVIGDALAVLDQSEEQWDVVISDLSDPIEEGPSFKLFTKEFFEKVDRVLAPDGKFILQAGPVASPYISTHAKLFNTLKTVFEQNVSYTTFVPTYGEPWSLILSSHTAFNTRPEPTAIDRILTEKTTGTLQLIDGITVLGLFQTPAYIRRAIDQHQEIFTLSEPPKFFGKGVSHQSVTSDQ, from the coding sequence ATGGCGGGTAGTGAGTTAAAAGCTGATCTTTGGGTTACAGAATACATTACCCCTTGGGACATTTATGTGCATGGGGTGACGGAAATCTTGGCACATCAAAAAACAGCATTTCAGGAGATGTATATTGTCCAATCTGGAGCTTACGGAAAGGGATTAGTTTTAGATGGGAAATGGCAATCTTCCACAGGGGATGAGTTTCTTTACCATGAGGCTTTAGTCCATCCAGGGATGATCGTTCATCCGCAGCCGAAAAAGGTTTTAGTGTTGGGAGGGGGTGAAGGCGCAACCATTCGGGAGGTATTGCGCTGGGAAACGGTGGAAAAAGTGAAAATGGTGGATATTGATGGGGAGGTAGTGGAAGCCTGTAAACAGCATTTACCAGAGATGCACCAAGGCGCATTCGATGATCCGCGAACGGAGTTGGTCATTGGGGATGCGTTAGCGGTGTTGGATCAGAGTGAGGAACAATGGGATGTGGTGATTAGTGATCTTTCTGATCCCATTGAGGAAGGCCCTTCGTTTAAGTTATTTACAAAAGAATTTTTTGAGAAGGTCGATCGCGTTTTAGCCCCTGATGGCAAGTTTATTTTACAAGCCGGACCGGTGGCTTCTCCTTATATTTCCACTCACGCCAAACTGTTTAATACTCTGAAAACGGTGTTTGAACAGAATGTTTCTTATACGACTTTTGTTCCCACTTACGGTGAACCGTGGAGTTTGATTTTATCTTCTCATACTGCTTTTAATACTCGTCCCGAACCTACAGCAATTGATCGAATCTTAACCGAAAAAACCACTGGAACGTTACAACTGATTGATGGGATAACCGTTTTGGGGTTATTCCAAACTCCTGCTTATATTCGTCGCGCGATCGATCAACATCAAGAAATTTTTACTCTCTCTGAACCCCCGAAGTTTTTCGGAAAGGGGGTTAGTCATCAATCAGTGACCAGTGATCAGTGA
- the aat gene encoding leucyl/phenylalanyl-tRNA--protein transferase: protein MEIQVSDIISGYAEGLFLMADEGGGLSWYGSRSHAIIPLDHRFRYPKSLRRVLNQNWFEVAINRDFMAVCEGCSDRETTWISDDLKSVYWQLYQAGFAYSFETWQGDELAGGVLGIVVGGAFIGESMFYRIPEGSKVALVKLVEHLRKRGFLLFDAQMQNPHLARFGAYEIKEKEYNKWLSIAIKKPCQFY, encoded by the coding sequence ATGGAAATTCAGGTTTCAGATATTATTTCGGGTTATGCAGAAGGGCTGTTTTTGATGGCAGATGAAGGGGGAGGATTAAGTTGGTATGGGAGTCGTTCTCATGCGATTATTCCTTTAGATCATCGTTTTCGTTATCCGAAATCTCTACGACGGGTGTTGAATCAAAATTGGTTTGAAGTTGCCATTAATCGCGATTTTATGGCAGTCTGTGAAGGTTGTTCCGATCGAGAAACCACTTGGATTTCTGATGATTTAAAGTCGGTTTATTGGCAACTTTATCAAGCGGGATTCGCTTACAGTTTTGAAACTTGGCAAGGAGATGAGTTAGCGGGAGGAGTGTTAGGAATTGTGGTGGGAGGAGCGTTTATTGGCGAGTCTATGTTTTATCGGATTCCTGAAGGTTCAAAGGTGGCTTTGGTGAAGTTAGTTGAACATTTGCGAAAGCGAGGTTTTTTATTATTTGATGCTCAAATGCAAAATCCACATTTAGCTCGTTTTGGTGCTTATGAAATTAAGGAAAAGGAATATAACAAATGGCTCTCGATCGCGATTAAAAAGCCTTGTCAGTTTTATTAA
- a CDS encoding GDYXXLXY domain-containing protein translates to MNKVSLVRFLLPLGFQLALICAIPAPAIYTQITGTKAILQTISVDPYGFLRGYSQTLRYDISRLDTVESLSGWETVVRQTGTGQFPPNGITLYVILQAPNLDRPVSPPRPWQPIAVRHQPPVNLGQNQVAIKGELNNSSVTYGLERYYFPESQRQKMNQAISNLQQNNTQERSFVVEIKVDEKGNAVPISLWLGDKNYRF, encoded by the coding sequence ATGAATAAGGTCTCTCTTGTCCGTTTCTTACTTCCTCTTGGCTTTCAATTGGCGCTGATTTGTGCTATTCCAGCGCCAGCCATCTATACGCAAATAACGGGAACAAAGGCGATTCTGCAAACGATTTCTGTTGATCCTTATGGTTTCCTACGCGGCTATTCTCAAACTTTACGGTATGATATTTCTCGCTTGGATACTGTGGAAAGTCTCTCTGGCTGGGAAACTGTGGTGCGTCAAACGGGAACAGGTCAGTTTCCTCCCAATGGCATTACTTTATATGTGATTCTACAAGCACCAAATCTCGATCGCCCTGTTTCTCCCCCTCGTCCTTGGCAACCGATCGCGGTTCGTCACCAACCACCTGTCAATCTGGGTCAGAATCAAGTTGCTATCAAAGGTGAGTTAAATAATTCCTCGGTAACTTATGGTTTGGAGCGGTATTATTTCCCTGAATCACAACGACAAAAAATGAATCAAGCGATTAGTAATTTACAACAAAACAACACTCAAGAACGTTCTTTTGTGGTAGAAATAAAGGTAGATGAAAAGGGAAATGCTGTTCCGATTAGTCTTTGGTTGGGAGATAAAAATTACCGCTTTTAA